gttaaCCGCTTTGACCATGACAAAATAAttataccgaccgaaatcggtcggaattatttaaatttttatttatttatttttcaaaatatcgaccgacttcggtcgaaattataaatatgtaataattttaattttaaaaacataaaataataaataaataaaaacatttaTTTCCGATGAGATAATAACCTAACTTCCTACTCGATGAGATAATATAATAGTGCTGAGCATGTTTGTCGATCCATAGATTTAATTTGGTTACTAGCTAGCCTAGAAATTCACACATGTTATGACCATCATCTAAGCTACGCAAAATCTCCACAAACATCCAATAAGTTAAGTTGTTGAATTCTCTTAATCTCAGATCAAATGACTAGCTGGTTAATTCAACTTACCTAGAAGTATTTAGATTTTGTACTTAGTGTCTTGTAAAATATAGCTACggaaaaaaaataatgtattCCCTTAACCATGCATATAGTATTTGATCGATCCCAATAAGTTTTGAATTGAAACGGGTACTACTACTTCTTTCTGCCTTTTTATGGTACCGTATCAAGCAAATATATTCATTCTAACTTTATTTCTTATGCAGTTGTTTGTGATTTTTGAGTATAATTGATGTTTagtttaaagtatatatattttcatgtATATCGTCTCATATTTTACTCTTGTTTCGTGAATTTGGGATGTTGATTgctatgatttatattaatttgaagtgtTTTTACTTGTAGGAATGATTCGGGAGCAAGTAGGGGCGAAACGTGCAAGATTTGATCTAAAACAAACAAAATCGGAAAAAGAGGCCAATTTGGGCGCCACCTGTGGCGCTGAAAACAGTATGCACAGATTGGGCAACGCCCTGGTGGGCGCCTGGCGCCAGGCTGGGCGCCGATGATGCGGATTGTGTCCTATTTTGCCTGGGACACGGTTTATTCGACCCTAGGCCTATCCAACACGTATAAAAGGAAGACTAAGCCTAATTTTGGAGGGGGGAGACGCACTTTGGAGCAAAAATACACACAAGAAACATTGAGGAGCAAGAACATCTCAGAATTCTTCATCTTTTCCAGTATTTTCAATTAATCAAAACTTATGCAATTATTTGATtacatcatgagtggctaaacacctattgttctggggttgtgatttagccatgaatattgttgtttgacataaacttgaccttgattataattcaccaatatatggttgtttcttcaattatgtgtttaattgcttaattgtctggccagcaggtaagttctatttactatctatgttatgcttgggaaagccgtgtttagattagagaaggaTTGAAGAGAGCACGATTTTAACCCTTAGGGGgagcggatttgtggttaggataggaatatacctagtcaccgtgcttaattaaatatcgtaatcttaatgcattcttaatagattgatttcataggaatataggccttaatctattgagaataggtgagtagtacttcgggagaaggctatgagagcatttatcgattaattagcaatcatgagtgaattatatgaaatggagagttaattagaacacaatacaaatggtgaatcgatcacaaccctggaatatttgtctctactgaatacacaacaatcaattcgtcacttgataatttagttattatTTAGAATCGTAGTATAATATAATCATATTATTGAACTTTGATTTTAGCTGGATTGAATAACAATTTTAGCGATTTAGTGAGTAGTTTACACAAGTCTCTATGAGTTCGACACTCAACTTAtcattatattacttgtcgaccacgtatacttgcgtgtgcgtttgggagcaacaataACGATGATAATGGACCTGGAGTATTTTAATCCTGTCTATTGTCAGTCGGTAGCTGGAAACCCAATTATAGAACTAATCATAAAAGATCAAAACGACGACAACAACAATATACTCCGTGTATTCCCACAGTGTAGGGTATTAGGAGGGTAATATATACGCATACCTTATCTTATCTTGTAGAGATAgaaagactgtttccgatagaccctcgactcaaagaAAAAACATTTCTAAGCAGGAGGAGATGATTTAGAATATCCAAAAAAACAGCAATGTAATGTCCAACAAACGACTTGTCCTTGCATTCTAAGGTTGCAAAGAATGTATCACTTCCTGGTTTCAACTAGCAAATGCTCCAGATTTCGAGGTTAATTTGACTAAGATAGGTTTATGAAGTAAAATGTAAAATCAATAAAACTTATGAAAACATTAATGATAATTATAAGTCAAATTAACTGTGATCATAAGAGAAAAGTAGAGGAGAAATGATCCGACTAATTCTGTATTTTACGTACTATACTACCAATCTATCATTAGCAGCTGATTCAACCATGGGTTTGTGGATTTGGCATAAACTATGGGAACTTTATCCATATGTGCACATAACAAGTTTAAATATAACAACTATATAAATTTACTACGTCGTCTAAATTCTATATAATAAGTGTCTCCTTTCCTTCCATTCTAAACAAACCAACTTCTGGAAAATACAGATATACTGGCaaaaaaaatcaagtaaaatgAAGGCCCGACAAGAAAAATATGATGGAGTTAATTAGAGGCCCAACTAGTTTCATAAGTTACTGCGGTTCTTAACCCAATAGCAACTTTTAAACCTGTTGTTTAAATATATTCATAAATTTATAATGTTTTTAAAGATTAGTCAATTCACTCAAATTTCAAGACTAAGTATCCTGAAATTTTGAGTTGTTAATTTGGAATTCATGACTTAGTGTCCTAAACTTTTGAGCTATTAATTTGAAATTCAAGACGAAGTATCCTGAATTTCTAAAttgctaatttaaaattcaggacataagattCGAATCTTTGGACACAATTTTCGAACTTTAGGACACGATCCCTGAAGTTTGAATTTCGAGGTTTAAACTTCAGGACGTCGTATCTTGAAGTTTAAGCGAAGTGGccaatctttaaatacattataaagTGCGGATATATTTGTTGGTGATGATACAAAATTTAGCGAAAAAGAAGGTTTATCAATGGAGTTTAATAGAGAAGGTTTACCGATAGAGTTTTGACAGAGATTCTCGATACTTCCTATGTTTATGTCTGAAAGAGAATATTAGGTTTAATGCCAATGGACGGATGAGATTAAATCAATCAGTTGGCACAGTGTTTTGGACTTAATGGATCATCAGATTTGGGCCTGAACAACTTTCACTCGTTTGGGTTTTCTTAACAGCTTGGGCCCAAAATCAAAACAACTCTCTTTGGGCCTATTAAAAGGAAGCAGCAAACAGAAAATTATTTATCAATTTCTGTACATAAAAATTAGtttattctttgattttatccTTTAGTTTGTTACAAAACAGCTAATAGAAATTGTACAGCTGGCTAGGTAGTTAGAGAATAGATTCCTTTTCAGTGTATTTATACAATAGGTTGTACAGACGTTTGAATCATCAGAAAATATACAGAAAATTCTCCtaacttcttcttcaattctgtcatggtatcagagcgggctTGAAGTCCTTGCAATCCAATCTTTTCTTTCAGATCTCTTTTCTCCTTCTTTCTGAGAAATGGCTACTGAATCCCAGAGCAGCCCTTCAATTGTCTCTTCCACTCCTGTTGGAGATAGATCACTTCCAGTAGGCTCCATGGCTAGTGGTGTTGTTGATTCAACACACCCTTATTATCTTCACCCTTCAGATTACCCAGGGATGAACCTGGTTTCTTCAGCATTTGATGGCAGGAGCTATAGTGGCTGGAGAAGAGCTACAGTCATAGCTTTATCAGCAAAGAACAAGCTAGGGTTCATTGATGGATCCCTAGTTGTACCAGCCGCAGACTCAGGTCTTCAACAGGCCTGGGCAAGATCAAATGACATGGTGCTTTCATGGCTCCTTAACTCTCTTTCAAAGGAAATAGCAGAGAGTGTGCTATATTCCTAGAGTGCCAAAGATCTTTGGAGTGACCTGGAAGACAGGTTTGGTCAAACAAATGGAGCTAAGCTTTTTCAACTACAGAAAGAACTAAGTGCTGTGGTGCAGGGGAGTTCAAGTATGTCTACTTATTTCACTAAAATGAAGAGCTTATGGGATGAGTTAGATGCTCTCAACACATTCTCTGCCTGTGTGTGTGAATGTGATTGTGGAGCAAAAGCAAAGTACCAAAACGCTCATCAAGATGAAAGATTATTGTAATTTCTCATGGGATTAAATGAGACCTTCATAAGAGTTAGGAACAACATACTGTTGTCCTCTCCACTCCCTTCTATTGGACAGGCATATGCATTGGTGATGCAAGATGAGAAACAAAGGGAAATTCAAGCTAG
Above is a window of Nicotiana tabacum cultivar K326 chromosome 8, ASM71507v2, whole genome shotgun sequence DNA encoding:
- the LOC142162956 gene encoding uncharacterized protein LOC142162956 → MATESQSSPSIVSSTPVGDRSLPVGSMASGVVDSTHPYYLHPSDYPGMNLVSSAFDGRSYSGWRRATVIALSAKNKLGFIDGSLVVPAADSGLQQAWARSNDMSAKDLWSDLEDRFGQTNGAKLFQLQKELSAVVQGSSSMSTYFTKMKSLWDELDALNTFSACVCECDCGAKAKYQNAHQDERLL